In one window of Saprospiraceae bacterium DNA:
- a CDS encoding isoprenyl transferase, with amino-acid sequence MSESIRTQIDQQKLPKHVAIIMDGNGRWAKREGKPRLMGHREGVNSVKAIAEACAELGIPYLTLYAFSTENWNRPLLEVTGLMDLLVETLRHELESLSRNGIRLQAIGDLGRLPSKTRDVLMEAVDATRNNKRLTLVLALNYSARWEILHAVNQLGSQIRDRELNLPISEEQFTGALSTAGIPDPELLIRTSGEHRISNFLLWQLAYTELYFSELYWPEFRKTQLLEALSNYQQRERRFGKTSEQL; translated from the coding sequence ATGAGCGAATCAATCAGAACACAAATCGATCAGCAGAAACTACCTAAACACGTGGCCATTATTATGGATGGCAATGGCCGTTGGGCAAAACGCGAAGGCAAACCTCGTTTAATGGGGCATCGCGAAGGGGTGAACAGCGTTAAGGCTATTGCTGAAGCTTGCGCTGAATTGGGAATTCCCTATTTGACTTTGTACGCGTTTTCAACCGAAAACTGGAACAGGCCCTTGCTGGAAGTTACGGGGTTGATGGATTTGCTGGTGGAAACTTTGCGACATGAATTGGAAAGTCTGAGTCGCAATGGCATTCGGTTGCAAGCGATCGGCGATTTGGGTCGGTTGCCTTCCAAAACCCGGGACGTATTGATGGAGGCAGTGGATGCGACCCGGAATAACAAACGGCTGACTTTGGTGCTAGCTTTAAATTACAGCGCCCGCTGGGAGATCCTTCACGCAGTAAATCAGCTTGGCAGCCAAATCAGAGATCGTGAGTTGAATTTGCCCATCAGCGAGGAGCAGTTTACGGGAGCACTCAGTACGGCAGGGATACCCGATCCCGAATTGTTGATTCGCACCAGTGGAGAACATCGCATATCCAATTTTCTTTTGTGGCAACTGGCCTATACAGAATTATACTTTTCAGAATTATACTGGCCTGAATTCCGCAAAACCCAATTGTTGGAAGCCTTATCCAACTACCAGCAACGCGAGCGAAGGTTTGGCAAAACTTCCGAGCAACTCTAA
- a CDS encoding undecaprenyl/decaprenyl-phosphate alpha-N-acetylglucosaminyl 1-phosphate transferase, with translation MFYRLVLSFLTAFILTYLIIPSIINIAKIKRLTDEPDERRAHKRSIPTLGGIGIFAGVLFSIVLWTPFHLFGDLQYILCSFIIIFLIGAKDDIIPLTPYKKMLGLVFASLILIFKANIRITSFYGIFFVDDLPYIWSLIITLFTIVVIVNAFNLIDGINALGGSMGILIASAYGAWFYLADQIVLAIISFALVGSLIAFLKFNLTPAKIFMGDTGSLLIGMICSILTISFIELSYHSDDPASKFRAAPAIAIGILFLPLFDMLRVFVVRILTGQSPFNADRRHIHHLLVDSGLNHLQATIVLVGINAMMMLFVLIAQNLGNLLLLVCIVAFGIFLTSALIYLKKFKSKIKHDPL, from the coding sequence ATGTTTTATCGCCTGGTTCTTAGCTTTTTAACTGCTTTTATTCTTACTTATCTGATCATTCCTTCGATCATTAATATCGCAAAGATCAAACGTTTGACCGATGAGCCTGATGAACGCAGAGCCCACAAGCGGAGCATCCCAACACTCGGCGGAATCGGGATATTTGCCGGGGTTTTGTTTTCAATTGTTCTTTGGACGCCATTTCACTTATTTGGTGATTTACAATACATTCTTTGTTCGTTTATAATTATATTCCTTATAGGAGCCAAGGATGATATCATTCCGTTAACTCCATATAAAAAAATGCTTGGGTTGGTCTTTGCTTCTTTGATTTTAATCTTTAAAGCCAACATCCGCATTACCAGTTTTTATGGAATTTTTTTTGTAGACGACCTCCCCTATATCTGGAGTTTGATAATTACCTTATTTACTATAGTCGTCATAGTCAATGCTTTCAATCTTATTGATGGGATCAACGCACTCGGCGGCAGTATGGGTATTCTCATCGCAAGTGCTTACGGGGCCTGGTTCTATCTGGCCGACCAAATTGTACTTGCTATTATTTCATTCGCATTGGTTGGTTCGCTCATAGCTTTTCTAAAATTTAATCTCACGCCCGCTAAGATATTTATGGGAGATACAGGGTCGCTTTTGATTGGAATGATTTGTTCGATACTCACAATAAGTTTTATTGAATTATCATACCATTCTGATGACCCTGCTTCAAAATTCAGAGCCGCACCTGCCATTGCTATTGGAATTTTATTTTTGCCCCTTTTTGATATGCTTCGGGTTTTTGTGGTTCGGATCCTTACCGGACAATCCCCTTTTAACGCTGACCGCAGGCACATACACCATTTGTTGGTCGATTCGGGATTAAATCACCTTCAAGCAACAATTGTCCTGGTAGGAATCAATGCCATGATGATGCTCTTTGTTTTGATTGCACAAAATCTCGGAAATCTTTTATTGCTGGTTTGCATTGTGGCTTTCGGAATTTTTCTGACTTCTGCCTTAATTTATTTGAAAAAATTCAAATCGAAAATAAAACATGACCCTTTATAA
- a CDS encoding CrcB family protein: MTLYKCLLIFLGGGLGSLCRYWISLLTIFPYSKFPITTLIANVSASFILGICFTAYHKFPEENWISFFLMIGFCGGLSTFSTFSGENMGLLIQSEFLLFGIYCIVSIVFCLSAFRIGNFVYH, encoded by the coding sequence ATGACCCTTTATAAATGTTTATTGATCTTTTTAGGGGGTGGACTGGGTAGCCTGTGCCGTTATTGGATTAGCTTACTGACTATATTTCCCTACAGTAAATTTCCAATAACCACCTTAATCGCCAATGTTTCTGCAAGTTTTATTTTGGGGATTTGTTTTACAGCCTATCATAAATTTCCAGAAGAAAACTGGATCTCCTTTTTTCTCATGATCGGTTTTTGTGGCGGCCTGTCAACCTTCTCAACATTCAGTGGTGAGAACATGGGATTGCTTATACAATCGGAGTTTTTACTCTTCGGTATTTATTGTATAGTCAGTATTGTATTCTGTTTATCTGCTTTCAGAATTGGCAATTTTGTTTATCACTGA
- a CDS encoding oligopeptide transporter, OPT family: MENQSNTFKPYVPDNASVAEFTIKSIILGIFFGILFGAATVYLALKAGLTVSASIPIAVLAISLGRKFFKTTILENNIIQTTGSAGESIAAGVVFTLPGFLFLSAESNGVDSFNYWTIFTLAVLGGILGTLMMIPLRRSLIVKEHQTLPYPEGTACASVLVAGEKGGDFAKTAYMGLGLAVLYAMLQKVFHLIAEVPTYVTQLSNKYWPAGRIQGEITPEYLGVGYIIGPKIAGVLVAGGVLSSFVLIPLLATLVPGDIIYAQVMKLGFNPDRFGWDGTSQTFANSAEAIYRCYIRQIGAGAVAAGGFITLIKTIPTIVSSFKESIGSVKLGSDQAVNRTERDLNIKVVLYGSLGLILLVSLLPIIPGQGLFSKLLVGLLVVIFGAFFVTVSSRIVGIIGSSNNPISGMTIATIMATCLVFIGVGWTGKLYEPMALVVGGMICIAAANAGATSQDLKTGYIVGATPKYQQLALFIGAIFSSIVIGWTVKLLDTPDSSMVAQGIQHAIGEKYNAPQATLMATLIKGILSFNLDWQFVIAGVFLALVLELCGIKSLSFAVGAYLPLATTLPIFIGGAIKGIVDWNMERKQKAKENEDLGKGALFATGLVAGGALAGVIVALLNVNEGIAKSLASISLEHGITSAFGGGFYQILGVLFFALLCFILYRTATKD; the protein is encoded by the coding sequence ATGGAAAACCAAAGCAACACATTCAAACCTTACGTGCCGGACAATGCGTCTGTGGCAGAATTCACGATTAAGAGTATTATTCTTGGAATCTTTTTCGGAATCTTGTTTGGAGCAGCCACGGTGTATCTGGCGCTCAAGGCTGGATTAACGGTATCCGCATCCATACCTATAGCAGTTCTCGCGATCTCCCTTGGTCGTAAATTTTTTAAAACGACCATCCTGGAGAATAACATCATTCAAACCACAGGATCAGCAGGAGAATCCATCGCTGCCGGTGTTGTGTTTACGCTTCCCGGATTTTTGTTTTTGTCTGCAGAAAGTAACGGTGTTGATTCTTTTAATTATTGGACGATATTTACCCTCGCAGTGTTGGGAGGAATACTCGGAACTTTGATGATGATTCCTTTGCGCAGATCACTGATTGTGAAGGAGCATCAGACTTTGCCATATCCTGAAGGAACGGCCTGCGCAAGCGTATTGGTTGCAGGTGAAAAAGGCGGTGATTTTGCAAAAACCGCTTATATGGGTCTTGGGCTTGCTGTCTTGTATGCCATGCTGCAAAAAGTTTTCCATCTGATTGCAGAAGTGCCAACTTATGTAACTCAATTAAGCAATAAATACTGGCCTGCCGGACGTATCCAGGGCGAGATCACTCCTGAATACCTTGGGGTTGGGTACATCATCGGACCCAAAATTGCCGGTGTATTGGTTGCCGGTGGGGTATTGAGTTCATTTGTGCTCATTCCCTTGTTGGCTACCCTGGTTCCGGGCGATATAATCTATGCACAGGTGATGAAACTTGGTTTCAATCCGGATAGATTTGGATGGGACGGAACTTCTCAAACTTTCGCCAACAGTGCAGAAGCCATATACCGCTGTTACATTCGCCAGATTGGTGCAGGTGCTGTGGCTGCAGGCGGATTCATTACACTTATAAAAACGATACCAACGATCGTTAGTTCTTTTAAAGAATCCATTGGTTCGGTGAAGCTTGGAAGTGATCAGGCAGTAAACCGGACGGAGCGCGATCTCAATATTAAAGTGGTTCTATATGGAAGCCTTGGATTAATCTTACTGGTTTCTTTATTGCCCATCATACCCGGGCAAGGGCTCTTTTCAAAATTATTGGTTGGCTTGTTGGTCGTGATATTCGGAGCATTTTTTGTAACCGTTTCATCCAGAATTGTAGGGATCATCGGATCCTCAAATAATCCAATTTCCGGGATGACTATCGCTACCATTATGGCCACCTGTCTTGTTTTTATTGGTGTGGGCTGGACCGGTAAATTATACGAACCTATGGCCTTAGTAGTTGGAGGTATGATCTGTATTGCTGCTGCCAATGCGGGAGCGACCAGCCAGGATTTAAAAACAGGATACATTGTTGGCGCAACCCCCAAATACCAACAATTAGCTTTATTTATTGGTGCTATCTTTTCATCGATTGTAATTGGCTGGACTGTTAAACTACTGGATACCCCGGATTCAAGCATGGTGGCTCAGGGAATTCAGCATGCGATTGGAGAAAAATACAATGCACCACAGGCTACTTTGATGGCCACATTGATAAAAGGGATTTTGTCTTTCAATCTCGACTGGCAGTTTGTGATCGCAGGAGTATTCCTGGCCCTGGTTCTAGAGCTTTGTGGAATCAAATCTTTGTCTTTCGCGGTGGGTGCTTACCTTCCTCTGGCCACGACGTTACCTATTTTTATAGGAGGAGCCATCAAAGGCATCGTGGATTGGAATATGGAGAGAAAGCAAAAAGCAAAAGAAAATGAAGATCTGGGTAAAGGAGCCCTATTTGCGACCGGATTGGTAGCAGGAGGTGCTCTGGCAGGGGTAATCGTTGCCTTGCTGAATGTAAATGAAGGCATAGCGAAAAGCCTGGCTTCCATTTCATTGGAACATGGCATCACATCCGCTTTTGGTGGAGGATTTTATCAGATTCTGGGTGTATTGTTTTTTGCTTTGTTGTGTTTCATTTTGTATCGCACGGCAACCAAAGACTAA
- a CDS encoding peptide MFS transporter, whose amino-acid sequence MFKKHPKSLPYLFFSEMWERFGYYLMIGIFTLYLKDVKEGFGMTEAESADLYGTFIALVFFTPFIGGLLADRYLGYRRSIIMGGLMMGAGYCLMFFHSLTILYIAMTLVILGNGFFKPNISTMLGNIYNRPDYVQHKDEGYNIFYMGINIGAFTCNFFGAALYTMLGWGYAFLAAGVGMFIGVIVFILGIRHYQNADLKKGVKEGDMSMMRICMIILLPSLLAGILGWLLGGITTDANPNGNFFGSDSNDAFLFACIPVVYYYFNLWYKSPAHEKGPVAALLAIFVVVILFWAVFKQNGSALNTWADRYTDRQVTGATGELFTTLKQAKPLVYKKDTVALYDALFRIQKENGVVLKDYNYPVYFRNMDPVQLPAEGTSINLWITSLSQSINPGWVILLTPLLVAFFAYLGHRNKEPSTASKIAMGLLVSSLSVLIMIAAVNAGNNGTEKVSVWWLIGSYGVITLGELLLSPMGLSMVSKLSPPHITSLMMGGWFVSTSMGNKLSGVLASSWDRYEDKSGYFWVNFALLSAAAVAGFILLRWLNRILKEHKLN is encoded by the coding sequence ATGTTTAAGAAGCATCCAAAAAGTTTGCCCTACCTGTTTTTTTCCGAAATGTGGGAAAGGTTTGGCTATTATCTCATGATTGGGATTTTTACCCTTTACCTGAAGGATGTGAAAGAGGGCTTTGGGATGACTGAAGCAGAATCTGCCGATTTATATGGGACGTTCATTGCATTGGTATTTTTCACCCCATTCATTGGTGGATTGTTAGCAGATCGTTACCTGGGATACAGGAGATCCATTATTATGGGTGGACTCATGATGGGTGCAGGATACTGCCTGATGTTTTTTCATTCGCTCACCATACTTTATATCGCCATGACGCTGGTGATTTTAGGGAATGGTTTTTTTAAGCCGAACATCTCAACCATGTTGGGCAATATATACAACCGTCCGGATTACGTCCAACATAAAGACGAAGGTTACAACATCTTTTACATGGGTATAAACATTGGTGCTTTTACCTGTAATTTTTTTGGCGCCGCATTATACACCATGCTGGGTTGGGGTTACGCTTTTTTAGCAGCCGGTGTCGGAATGTTTATAGGGGTGATCGTTTTTATATTGGGAATCAGGCATTATCAAAATGCAGATCTGAAAAAAGGAGTGAAGGAAGGCGACATGAGCATGATGAGGATTTGTATGATTATTTTATTACCCAGTTTGCTGGCAGGTATTTTAGGCTGGCTGCTGGGTGGAATCACAACAGATGCAAATCCAAATGGTAATTTTTTTGGAAGTGACAGCAATGATGCCTTTCTGTTTGCATGTATACCTGTTGTATATTACTATTTCAATTTATGGTATAAATCTCCGGCCCATGAAAAAGGCCCGGTGGCGGCCCTTCTTGCTATTTTTGTGGTTGTTATTTTGTTTTGGGCCGTATTTAAGCAAAATGGTTCGGCACTCAATACCTGGGCAGATCGTTATACCGACAGGCAGGTTACCGGTGCTACCGGTGAACTGTTTACCACACTGAAACAAGCCAAGCCATTGGTTTATAAGAAGGATACGGTTGCATTGTACGATGCTTTGTTCCGTATTCAAAAAGAGAATGGAGTAGTTTTAAAGGATTACAACTATCCGGTATATTTCAGAAATATGGACCCTGTGCAACTACCTGCAGAAGGGACCTCTATAAATTTGTGGATCACCAGCCTGAGTCAATCGATAAATCCGGGTTGGGTTATTTTACTGACTCCGCTGCTTGTAGCTTTTTTTGCTTATCTGGGGCATAGAAATAAAGAACCCAGCACTGCTTCGAAGATAGCAATGGGTTTGCTGGTTTCATCTTTGTCTGTTTTGATCATGATAGCAGCGGTGAATGCCGGAAATAATGGAACAGAAAAAGTAAGTGTCTGGTGGCTCATCGGTAGTTATGGAGTAATCACTTTGGGCGAATTGTTATTAAGTCCAATGGGCTTATCCATGGTATCCAAATTGAGCCCACCGCACATAACGAGTCTGATGATGGGCGGGTGGTTTGTATCTACATCAATGGGCAACAAGTTATCCGGCGTACTGGCAAGCAGCTGGGATCGTTATGAAGATAAAAGTGGTTATTTTTGGGTCAACTTTGCACTTTTATCGGCAGCTGCCGTGGCAGGCTTTATACTGCTGCGCTGGCTAAACCGGATTCTTAAAGAGCATAAATTAAACTAA
- a CDS encoding peptide MFS transporter, whose translation MEANKQTGKHPKALIALFFTEMWERFAYYLMVGILLIYMTDTATGGKGFPTKIGADIVGSFIALVYLTPFIGGLIADRYLGYLKSIFIGGLLMASGYIGLALPGNTAMFISLLLIIVGNGFFKPNISTLLGNIYNREDLKPLKDNAYNIFYMGINIGAFVCNFVAAYLRNQYGWGYAFAAAGVGLLIGLGILAMNLKNPDIVNANVKKPIQPEDMPLSQIFMKVFLPAIIAAIIGWIVPAQIFGSPIMGTQANDAFIFACLPIISFYISLWLNATGQDKRSIGALLFIFAISIAFWTIYNQNATGLTLWAERHTDRVASETTAQITGAIFPMQQVTDSLRMVNKLDPYMREVKDAEGKTIQEMGPDPYFVNVPKEEWPNGKTVKLTNTELFQSINPLFIVLLTLIFVPLFSWLRNRGKEPTTMSKFGMALFISGLSALVMVFAIWSVPSIYTHKASPIWLWLTYFVFTISEIFLSPMGLSLVSKLAPARLTALMMGGFFLSTSIGGKVAGVMTSFWDDFTDKKMFFMILVVAAFIGGTLIYSRIKLLNQIVKDKTGLH comes from the coding sequence ATGGAAGCTAATAAACAGACCGGGAAGCACCCTAAGGCCCTGATTGCATTATTTTTTACAGAGATGTGGGAGCGGTTCGCTTACTACCTTATGGTAGGGATCCTTTTAATTTATATGACAGATACCGCAACAGGTGGAAAAGGATTTCCAACGAAAATTGGTGCAGATATCGTAGGGAGTTTTATCGCATTGGTTTATCTAACACCTTTTATCGGTGGCTTGATTGCAGACCGCTATCTGGGTTACTTGAAATCTATCTTTATCGGCGGGTTGCTTATGGCGAGCGGGTATATAGGGCTTGCTTTGCCTGGAAATACAGCAATGTTTATTTCATTGCTGCTCATCATTGTGGGTAATGGCTTTTTCAAACCAAATATTTCCACCTTGCTTGGGAATATTTACAATCGCGAAGATTTAAAACCGCTTAAGGATAATGCGTATAACATATTTTACATGGGGATCAACATCGGTGCCTTCGTATGCAATTTCGTCGCGGCTTACCTGCGCAACCAATATGGTTGGGGATATGCTTTTGCCGCAGCGGGTGTTGGGCTGTTGATTGGTCTGGGTATCCTGGCTATGAATTTAAAGAACCCCGATATTGTGAATGCCAATGTCAAAAAACCCATTCAGCCAGAAGACATGCCTCTTTCTCAAATATTTATGAAGGTATTTCTTCCTGCCATTATTGCTGCAATCATTGGATGGATTGTTCCGGCACAGATTTTTGGATCGCCGATCATGGGAACACAAGCCAACGATGCCTTTATTTTTGCCTGCTTACCGATTATTTCCTTTTACATATCTCTATGGCTTAATGCTACCGGACAAGACAAAAGAAGTATTGGAGCCTTGCTGTTCATATTTGCAATCTCAATTGCATTCTGGACCATTTACAATCAGAATGCTACAGGCCTCACTTTATGGGCAGAACGCCATACCGACCGGGTGGCCTCAGAAACAACCGCCCAAATAACCGGCGCCATTTTCCCAATGCAACAGGTCACAGATAGTTTGCGAATGGTGAATAAACTTGACCCCTACATGCGGGAAGTTAAAGATGCAGAAGGTAAAACAATTCAGGAAATGGGACCGGATCCCTATTTTGTCAATGTGCCAAAAGAAGAATGGCCAAACGGAAAGACAGTAAAACTTACCAATACGGAACTATTCCAGTCCATCAATCCTTTGTTCATTGTATTGCTCACCCTCATCTTCGTTCCACTTTTCAGTTGGCTTCGAAACCGGGGCAAAGAACCGACGACCATGTCAAAATTCGGAATGGCTTTGTTCATTTCGGGTTTATCTGCATTAGTTATGGTATTTGCTATATGGTCGGTTCCTTCTATATATACTCACAAAGCATCACCTATCTGGTTGTGGCTGACGTATTTTGTTTTTACGATCAGCGAGATCTTTCTGAGTCCAATGGGATTGTCTTTGGTATCTAAACTGGCTCCGGCCCGCTTAACTGCATTAATGATGGGAGGATTTTTCTTGTCGACTTCCATTGGAGGGAAGGTTGCGGGGGTCATGACTTCTTTTTGGGATGATTTCACAGATAAGAAAATGTTTTTCATGATCCTGGTTGTTGCTGCTTTTATTGGAGGTACACTGATCTATTCCCGGATTAAGTTGCTCAACCAGATCGTAAAGGACAAAACAGGATTACATTGA
- a CDS encoding M28 family peptidase, which translates to MLKAVFVVWFIYFLSPVSAQQDYFDGVVRPDSNLAPLDDSLKKFADRIESNQLRKHIEFLASDTCEGRELGSHGNDLAAQYISSEFEKHGLAKTPGFQNYYQEVVFKWIYWDKLIFKIRDVPYKQLWDYLIIPAENGDLELKTSEFVFLGYGIDDESYSDYKNMDVRGKIALIYKGEPRNKKGISFLTGSKEPSAWSNDLKRKQQTAAKNGVRLLLVIEDQFKEWVDQNRSQVISPQVYLHDGKEDTTVQCNLMYLSSTTTSMLLGDQIKKVVKARNRIHKTGKPQSLIVKSQLEILHKRTVKTERGQNVLAYIKGSTIPDELIVISAHYDHIGKRGNEVFNGADDNASGTAAVVEIAKTYQWMADQGVRPKRSVLFALMTGEEKGLLGSLYYVNKPPISLEKTIANINTDMIGRTDDFYKTDSNYVYVIGADRIDSGLHVLNIDINQKYAQLKMDHRFNSESDPNRFYYRSDHYNFAEKGIPVIFFFSGVHKDYHRITDDVDKIMFGKAAKITKHIFCLSWALANPFMSQ; encoded by the coding sequence ATGTTGAAGGCAGTATTTGTTGTTTGGTTTATATATTTTTTAAGCCCGGTATCTGCTCAACAGGATTATTTTGATGGGGTTGTCAGACCAGATTCAAATCTTGCACCTTTAGATGACAGTCTGAAAAAATTTGCAGACAGAATTGAATCAAATCAACTCAGAAAACATATCGAATTTCTGGCATCCGATACCTGTGAAGGAAGAGAACTTGGAAGCCATGGAAATGATCTGGCAGCACAATATATATCCAGTGAATTTGAAAAACACGGATTGGCAAAAACACCGGGATTCCAAAATTATTACCAGGAGGTGGTTTTTAAATGGATCTATTGGGATAAACTCATTTTTAAGATCAGAGATGTGCCCTACAAACAATTATGGGATTATCTGATCATCCCTGCAGAGAATGGCGACCTCGAGTTGAAAACTTCTGAATTTGTTTTTCTGGGTTATGGGATCGATGATGAGTCATACAGCGATTACAAAAATATGGATGTCCGTGGCAAAATTGCACTCATTTATAAAGGAGAACCCAGAAATAAAAAAGGTATTTCTTTTTTAACCGGAAGCAAAGAACCATCTGCATGGTCGAATGACCTCAAGAGGAAACAACAAACAGCAGCAAAAAATGGAGTCCGGCTGTTGTTGGTTATTGAAGACCAATTCAAGGAATGGGTAGACCAGAACAGATCTCAGGTCATATCACCGCAAGTTTATCTCCATGATGGAAAGGAAGATACTACAGTGCAATGCAACCTGATGTATTTATCATCAACCACAACTTCCATGTTGTTGGGTGATCAAATCAAAAAAGTCGTCAAAGCCAGGAACCGGATACACAAAACTGGTAAACCACAATCGCTCATCGTAAAGAGCCAACTTGAAATTCTTCATAAGCGTACAGTCAAAACTGAGCGTGGGCAAAATGTTTTAGCCTATATCAAAGGGAGCACAATACCGGATGAATTAATTGTCATTTCTGCCCATTACGATCACATTGGAAAAAGAGGCAATGAAGTTTTTAACGGAGCCGACGACAATGCCTCTGGAACTGCAGCTGTGGTGGAAATTGCAAAAACGTATCAGTGGATGGCCGATCAGGGTGTGAGACCAAAGCGATCAGTTTTGTTTGCATTGATGACAGGCGAAGAAAAAGGCTTATTAGGTTCCCTTTATTATGTGAATAAACCTCCCATCAGTTTAGAAAAAACCATAGCCAATATCAACACAGACATGATTGGGAGGACCGACGATTTTTACAAAACCGACTCCAATTATGTTTATGTTATTGGCGCTGACCGGATCGATTCCGGTTTGCATGTTCTGAATATCGATATCAATCAGAAGTATGCTCAATTGAAAATGGATCACAGGTTTAATTCAGAAAGCGATCCCAACAGATTTTATTACAGATCCGATCATTATAATTTTGCTGAGAAAGGTATCCCTGTGATTTTTTTCTTCAGTGGTGTCCACAAAGACTATCACCGGATCACCGATGATGTGGATAAAATAATGTTTGGAAAAGCTGCGAAAATTACCAAACATATTTTTTGTTTGTCGTGGGCATTGGCTAATCCATTCATGAGCCAATAA
- the rpiB gene encoding ribose 5-phosphate isomerase B yields the protein MKISIGSDHAGYEVRQMVVSQLEQQGIEVNDYGTFSADSVDYPDFIHPVGQDIDRGLVDFGIVICGSGNGAAMTANKHPLVRCALCWNTELAALARQHNNANVLGIPARFVSTDMAMQMVQIFLNTGFEGGRHQKRVDKISLC from the coding sequence ATGAAAATTTCTATTGGATCGGATCATGCAGGTTATGAGGTCAGGCAAATGGTCGTTAGTCAGTTGGAACAACAGGGTATCGAGGTAAATGATTACGGCACTTTTTCAGCAGATTCAGTTGATTATCCGGATTTTATTCATCCTGTTGGACAAGACATTGATCGAGGGCTGGTTGATTTTGGCATCGTGATCTGTGGAAGTGGTAATGGTGCAGCAATGACAGCAAACAAACATCCGTTAGTTCGTTGTGCCCTCTGCTGGAATACAGAATTGGCCGCACTTGCACGCCAGCATAACAATGCCAATGTTCTTGGAATCCCAGCCAGATTTGTTTCAACCGATATGGCAATGCAAATGGTCCAGATTTTTCTGAACACTGGTTTTGAAGGCGGCCGACATCAGAAAAGAGTGGATAAAATAAGTCTATGTTGA
- a CDS encoding MoxR family ATPase produces MQFKSDVEGIDSLALSYKKLKSEIGKIIVGQDDVIKATLISLFSNGHSLLVGVPGLAKTLLINTIAEALDLSFKRIQFTPDLMPSDITGSEILDEDRKFKFNRGPLFANIVLADEINRTPPKTQSALLEAMQERNITVSGVKHTLPSPFFVLATQNPIEQEGTYPLPEAQLDRFMFNILLDYPNYEEELQIVRQTTSDHLAKVENVVNAAEISDYQKLVKKIPIADNVLEYSVSLASRTRPHANNPVKEVNQYVSWGAGPRASQYLVLGAKCHAALFGKYSPDIEDVQAIAGLVLRHRIVLNYKAEADGLKIDQFIRQLL; encoded by the coding sequence ATGCAGTTTAAATCAGATGTAGAAGGAATAGACAGCCTGGCACTGTCTTATAAGAAACTCAAAAGTGAAATTGGAAAGATCATTGTTGGTCAGGACGATGTTATTAAAGCCACCCTGATTTCTTTGTTCAGCAACGGTCACAGTTTGTTAGTAGGCGTACCTGGTCTTGCTAAAACCTTATTAATCAATACGATAGCAGAAGCTTTGGATTTGAGTTTTAAACGCATTCAGTTTACGCCGGACCTCATGCCCTCAGATATTACAGGTTCGGAGATCCTGGATGAGGACAGAAAATTCAAATTTAACCGGGGTCCTCTTTTTGCAAACATAGTTTTAGCTGATGAGATCAACCGGACTCCTCCAAAAACCCAATCTGCTCTACTCGAGGCCATGCAAGAAAGAAATATCACCGTGAGTGGAGTCAAACATACGCTTCCCAGTCCGTTTTTTGTATTGGCAACCCAAAATCCCATTGAACAAGAAGGAACCTATCCTTTACCCGAAGCACAGCTTGACCGTTTCATGTTCAATATATTACTGGACTATCCGAATTATGAAGAAGAATTGCAGATCGTCAGACAAACGACTTCAGATCATTTGGCAAAAGTTGAAAACGTTGTCAATGCAGCTGAGATTTCGGATTACCAGAAACTGGTTAAAAAAATACCCATTGCAGATAATGTTCTCGAGTATTCGGTTTCTCTTGCAAGCCGCACCCGTCCTCATGCCAACAACCCTGTTAAAGAAGTAAATCAGTACGTCAGTTGGGGAGCCGGACCCAGAGCCTCTCAATATCTGGTTTTAGGTGCCAAATGTCATGCTGCCTTATTTGGTAAATATTCTCCTGACATTGAAGATGTACAGGCTATAGCAGGCTTGGTTCTCCGGCACAGAATTGTTCTCAACTACAAAGCAGAAGCGGACGGACTCAAAATCGATCAGTTTATCAGGCAACTGCTGTAA